From the Ciconia boyciana chromosome 6, ASM3463844v1, whole genome shotgun sequence genome, the window GTCCATCATCATTGAAGATTTTCCATTAGAACAAGTCACAAATGATACTTGTCCTCCACCTCGGGTGTCACAGAGTATTTCCTGAAGATTCATTGCTGGCTccaccttttcctttcctcacccAACCGTCTTGCTCATCTACATCCAAACTGAAGCTGTGGGgcaaagccagcagcagtggggctgccaCTTTTGGGGACAGATTAAGGGTCCTGGTGGCCTCACTGCCTTCTGGTGCATTGAGTCCTGCTGGGGCGGGCGGGTAGATGTGTCCACCAGCTGGACGTGGGGTGCATGGCTGGTAAACACTGTCTGTTGGCCCTGGTCTGGCCCTGTAGTTATAGTGCATAAAATGCCAAGTAGTCAACAGGGACCCCCTTCCTAATGTCAAAGGGCtgaaggatgaggaggaggagagcaagcGTTAAGGCCCCCCCAGGGCTAGGACTCTGGCCCCCCATGATGTCCAAgcccatcagcaggcaggccggcaggcagctcctggggctgcagctgccggggctgcccgtCCCACCGCTCTCTGCGGAGGGAGCTGAGACTCCCACACCTATGTGTCAAACAGCCCAAGCTGTGCAAGAGGAGCGCGCTGCACCGTAACCCAAGAGCAGCAGAGCGAGCAGGCAGGGGGGCGGTGAAAGTTTTTTTGCTCGTGACTGCAAAGATCAGGCTGGCGCTGGAGCCGGTGGGAGGACACAGCCTTCCCACACATGTCCCTAGGTGCAAGGTTGCCTTTTGCCCTTGCTTTTACACTTTCTAAAGCTGCAGTGGGTGCAAGAGAAGGATTCCCAGTTTACTGTGGGACAACAAGGAcctgggctctgctctccaTCATTGCCATCCCATTGCATTTTGTCTGTCACCCCCGTAAGGTTCTTGAGCAGTCCAGGGCCGATGCTGAGTGAGCTgaaaggcaggagagcagggactGAAGGTGGCCCCTGGGTTGTGGCTGGGGCCTGCAGGGAGCGGGATTgcgaggaggaagaggagggtgtgGGAGGAAATACGGAGTTCGTCTCTTTGTGCGCAATATAAGGAAGTATGGGGATATCCCTGTGGGATTAGCAAAGGGATTTACAAGAATGGGTAGCGGGGAAAGgctggaaacaaaaatgcagcCTCATGCTGTGCAATGTCAGGATGGGCGAATGAGTTCATGGTGAGCTGGTGttgcaggaggaggggggggctgCGGAAATGTGCTCACcctggaagggagaaaagagcagGCAGCGGCGGGTACAGGTGCCAAGGGCAGTGAGAGCAGAGGACACAGGCGTGGCAGAAgctgaggaaaggaaggaggctAATGGAGAGAGGGTCAGAGTCAGGAAACTAAAACTGAACTTCACAGGACCTTGAtctgcagcagcatggctgcTCTTGAAGCCTGCTGAGCCACCCAGGGCAGGTGGCAAAGGTGCTGGGAGAGAATTTTGAACCCTGGGCCAGCACAGGGAAGCACTGGCAGGAGCTGAGGCGAGGAGGTGGATGAGCAAGAACAAGCTGGCACACTCTGCTAGTAGCAGCCGTGGTGGGTGAATAAGGAAAAAGTGATGCTGGCAGAATAAATGCATAAGGAGTTCTTGCTCCGAGTCCTACAAATGGGACTGTGCAATGTATCTGCCAGAGTGCCAAGAAGGTAGCATGAAGGCAGATTATCACCAAAACCACGCTCAGGAGGTCTTTCTAAAGGCATAGGTGTGGAAAAGCCAGAGACAGGGTGGACACACAGCAGTTAAGGGCACATGTTCGAAACTGAAGGTGCGGGGGCTGACCTACAGTGGACAATCTCGTTATATCATCAGTGAACAGGCAAAGTTCTGCACTGAATAGCCCCACATTAGCAATGCACAAATACACAACATGCTCCAACCTATTTTGCTAACAAACAAACACCCATTCTCACGTTAATCTCCATCCTACTTGCTTTACCTGCGGTTCCCCCGCATACTGTACTTGGTTACTTTTGCATGACTGGCAGAGGCAAACAGTAGCACAACCAGCATGCGGTACCTGGGCAATGGTTTGTTTAGCTGAAAAACTTCCTTGTACAGTAAAGCATTTGCTTCATTTATTAAGTCATTATAGAATTCTTGCAGGATTATAGCAGCACCTTCCTAAGATACTGTTTGTCTAAATGTTGAAATGGGCAGCAGAGAATGTACTGCTGCCTCCGAAACTAGCCAACCTGCTACTACTGATAACTGcactttcctccctccctctgacCTTTGAATAAGAAGTATTTGCATTCAGATGGTATCTATTTAAATAGTTGCATACCAGGTCCAGCCGTACCAGAGCACTTCCAGAACACTGATATCTATAGCTAGTGAATGCCTCCACAGGGCCTTGACAGCATTTCCAGCTTCTGTTTTGCAAGGGAGAAACTGAAGCATAGCTAGTGAGAGGAGCATTGCCTTTTCTATTTCCAGCTGTGGCAATGTCGTGTTTAGTCAAGAAAGGCTGAAAGTCACTCTGGATTCTTTGCTGGTGAAAACCCTGTAGCAGCAGGTGGATaatcccctccatccccatccccgaCTCAGATTTAGAGGTTGTTCAGGGTGCAGTGAGTCCCCAGGAAGAAGAGTTTGGCAGATTCtcacccagccccacacctgGAAAACTTTGCAGGTTTGCAACGCAGGCATGGCCCTGTCTGCCAGAAGGAAGTTTCAGTGCATACACCTGGGCTATGCTCATGCAATGAGAgtggaagggaaataaaaatgactcAGGATGACAATTTTATATAATCCTTTCCACAACGGCCTTTGGCTCCCATGCAAATTAGGAAGCACCCAGCCAGCTGTGGTGCTCTTCCTCATACCAGAGAGCCCTCCTTAGAGCAGATTGTGTGTCAGGAACCCCTCGGGAAGAGCAGGGCAGAAAAGGGAATGGGTGTCCCTGTGCAACCTGGAGCTATGGCCTTCTCCGGCTGCCTGAGCCAGGCTGggtgccagcagcacagaagtcCCCTGGCCAACGCTCTTGGCCGAGCTCGGTCCTGcgtcagcagctctgctgcaccccgtccccatccccgtccccatccaGGGGGTTACGGCACAGAAGGAGCGGGGCACGGTCGCCCTTCACGCAACCCTTCCTTTACGTGGTCGCACAACGGGCTAAAATCTGTGGCTAAAATTAGTCCCGCACCGCGACACGCTGCCAACACGTAATCAGGTGCAGGTGAGGATTTGGGCAAAGTGACTCTGCCTGCCTGAATGCTGGAGAAAAACACGCAGGAATAACTGCAGCGGTTTAAAGCCACATCCTCCACCGCCGTGAATTGGACAGAGCGAGCTGTAGCTCCcgcagcagggaggggggaaggccCTGCGCCTGAATGTCAGGGGtggaaggcagcagcacatGTTCCCAGGCGTGTGCTCCCTCTTCCCGTGGAAATCCCCTTTGGAAAATCCGAAGGTGTCCGAGTTCAAACTGGAGCGGGCTGGGTGATAAATGAgagggcgggcgggcgcagggctgtgctgcaaaCCTCCAGCCTCCCCCGGCAAGTCCCAGCAAGACCTGCCGCGTATGGGAGCTGGAACGAAAGGTGCCACGAGGGCGGGCGGGTGGGTGCTGCCACAGATGGCCTCAAAACCCCTCTCTCGTGGCCGGGTGGCCCGGTGTGTGGGTGACAGAGGGGGAATCCCAGCCCCCCAACCCGCCTGCCGCAAGGGGTGCAGGAAACAACACCTACGTCTGCTTCCAAAATTAGCTGCAGCAGAAGGGCTGTGAGCTGCTTAGATGCCTTACTGCTGCCGAGGTGAACCACCTAAAACCCCTGAGCCTGTGACCCCATCGGTCTAGTAGGTgttaaatgtttcttaaaaagcaaaccaggtGGATTCCCATGTATCTCAGGACAATGAGGTGGGCAATGAACCATTTCACAGACCAGGTACAGtaatctgactttttttaataaatacatatctCACATGTACcaaaataattataaacaaaaatgtacACTATTTACACAATATACAATTGCTAAAAAGTGTAGCAATTATGACACACATGGTGTGAAACACCACTTCCAATGCCCACAGTTAACGTTATTGCTACCTTTCTCCTAACAGCCAGGAGGTCACCAGTCCCTTGGTCTGGCTCCTCCGCCTGGGACACCCCACCGCAAGCAGCTCAGGTCGCTCCGTAAGGCCAGGGACCGCCACCAGCCCAACACAAATTAACACACAGTCTCTGAGAAGATGGGGTGTTGGTATGAGCCTGCCTTGCCATGCGAGGACACGCATTCCTCATGGTGCTTAATGCCACAAGATAGCTCTCTGTAACTAGCAGGTCGGATGTGTAGTCTTTTACCTTCGTAGGGTTGAGAAGATTGGCTATGTGGCTCTTTATCAGGTAGTGTGAACGATCACTGATCTCTACCGATGTTACACATCCCGCTCCTGTATTTAAGCACAGGCCAGAACCCGGAACCGTCCTGTTACAATTACATGCTCCTTGCTGGGCAGTGTAGTATCTCCTTCCTGGCTTTTCCCTCCATGTTGcgactttctttttaaatgaagaaagcCAGTCCTTTTTCTATACATAGGTACACAATCACTTCTTTTCACAGAAAGCTCTGCTTTAAAATGCCAGCTGTCGTCCTCCAATAAGGCAGTCATCATATataagctggaagaaaaaacaaagggcTGTTAATGCAAAACTCTTACTGGGAGTATCGTATCCACTCTGGGATAACTGCCAAATTCTGCATGCCCCAACTTCAGCGGCGTATAGAATTTCTACACCAAAATGGTTACGTTTGCCATTTAACAGCACTGAGAAcgttagaaaaacaaatgctgggGAGGAGAAAACCACCCATTgacttgaattttatttcatgagGTTCTGTAGGTGTCAGCAACAGAATGACGTTCAGCGACTCAGGTTGCGTGAAGTTAACCTCCGTTCCCTCgtgtattttttacattttattcttaaatttatTCTATTTATATGCTTGCCCCAACTGCCATCTTGCTAATTGCTGACAGCGTAACCTTACTTTATGGGCTATTTATACCTATATAACTGTATAGGTAAGAGGTCACTGGAGCATGTCATCAGAGCGgcaccaacaaaaaaacctacaaagggcaggattttccctttttcttgaaaaggtGCAAATAGCTACTTACTTCGTCCTCCGTGAATTCAGGCTCTGATTCACTGCTCTCCTCGTCTTCACTTTCTGGCAACATCTGCAGGTCGGCTGTGGTCAGCTGCTTCAGCTGGTCCTGTATGCTGGAGTTGTCTCTTCCCCACGTGAGCTGATAGGGGGAATAGCCCTGGTAGGTCACTTTGTTCACGTCCGCGCCGTGTCTCACCAGAAGCGACACCAGGTCTGAATTCTGCAGGTCGACAGCCAAATGTAGTGCTGTTCTGCCATTGCATGGCTCCTGCGCGAAAATAACACAAGGTTTGGCATGTTAGGAGAGCCAGAGCCAGTGCCAGACCTGTTGGTTCTTATGACTACGCAGCCCTGCTCAGTGAAATTCATGGTATACATTACATACCTGAGCATTTACATCTGCTCCCAAGGACAGCAAGTATTCGACAATAGCCAGGTATCCTTGAATAGATGCCAAATGGAGACATGTATGTCCTGCAAAACACAAATGAAGGTAAAATTTGAGCAAGTCTAACCTAATGCCCTATCATTCAGTTAAAGTCAAGATGACAGGACAGGATGACATCCAAGTTTGCGATTCATCCATGGCAAAAGGGTGTTTTCCAGAAGAGCTTTCCAGCTTCCAGTTAAGTATGAATAACAGGGTTGGATTTTGGAAAGATTTCTTAGAGGCTTTATTCCAATGTTTGACCGCACCttattttaaccaaaaaaaataaaaaggagcacTGCAAAAGTACTcactaaaaatgcaaaattcaaagCTGTGAGAGCCAATAATCAACAGTGAGGAGGCCTACAAGACAGTGACATTTTAACATCAGACACTGCTGTGTGCTTTGGGCTCCTCGACTCTCAAATGGGCATAACGATCCTTCTCCACCTCTCCAGAGATCTTTGAGCTCTACGGGACAACAACTCTACCCTCGGTACAGCACACCAACATCGACGTGCAGCAGCGTGCCCGTACCGTTGTAGTTGGTCGCCTGCAGGACAGCGAGGAGGTGGTGCGGCTGGCAGTACTGCGTGAGGACGCTGACGCTCCGGAGGGAGCCCTGCTGGCAGGCAATGTGCAGGGGGGTGTTTCCTCGGAAGTCCCTGATTTCCAGGTCGCATCCGGCCTTCAGAAGATGCTCGGCAATTTCAGACTGATTGGTGATCACTGCCAGGTGAAGAGGAGTCTGCAGGCAAGAGAAAATGCAGACCTGTTAAGTTACATCGCAAACTTGGCAGCAACGTCTGGACAAACAGACCGCCCAGCTGCTTGGCCATCTGTGCCCCCAGTTAAAAACACACCCCAGAAACTCAGTTCTTTATGCTTCCCGACATATGGTGTAGCTGCCCTTTAGACTGCAAGTGATGAACTTAGGGCTCTCCGGATACCGAACAGTCAATCCATATGAAGGGTATCATTAACATCCCACCAAAGAGGGATGCAATCCATTgcatcatattttaaaaacgCGGGTGTTAAATGCCACTCTCAGGGGAGAGGAAGCGTTGTACTAACACTGGCTGGAGCCAGCTGGGGACTCTCCTGAATGTAGGCTTTGATTTAATAgccatcaattaaaaaaaaaattaaaaaggactTATCTGGGGGGAATTCCCCAGAGGGCTTTtgtgggggtggcagggactGATCCGGATTTGGGGCTGCGGAGGTGAAAGTACCTGGCTGAGGTTGTTCTGGAAGTTCAGGAAAGCACGGTCCCCGGCGGTCTGCCGGATCACCTCCAGGCTCAGGGCTTTCTCCTCGTGAATTATCGCCAAGTGGAGaaaactgcaggaagaaaaaaaacacaccaccacaAAAAGTTAAACGACCCACGTTAAAAGCTCCCCAAATCCCACGTTAAAAACCCCCGAATCCCCCAGGGGGGCGAGGCGGACCCGGGGCAGGGTCATGCGCGGGTGTCGCAAGCCGGGGCTTTCGGCGGCCGGGGCTTTCCGCGGGCGCGGGAGCCGCCTCTCCCTGGCGCCCCTCCAGGGACTTtccgccctcccctccccgccgcggcgcggcccAGCCCGGCGCCTCCCCGCCGGCAGCACATCCTGTCCCGTCCTCGCCGTGCCGCGTTCCCCCGCGGGTCCGCGCCCCGTCCCCCCGCTCCCCGTTCCTCGACCCCCACTTACGTGTCCCCGTCCTCCGTCAGCTGCTGCGCCCAGGCGGGCGGTTCGCGGGGCTGCAGGCGTAtgtcctccagctccttcaCCAGCTGCCGGTACTCCTCTTCCTTCATGGAGTCCAAGCCGCTGTCGTGGCGATCGTCGAGCGGGAACCCGCCTTGACGCTCTTTCTTCGCTTGCTCGTAGCCCTCCATAACCAGCGGCTCGACGGCGCGGCGGGCGCTGATCATGGCGACAGAGCTCCGGCTTGCTGCGAgtgagcggcggcggcggcggcactTGGCATATACACCCCGGCGAGGGGATTTCTGCGGGGGAGGAGCCGCCGAGGACGGGAATTTCCAGCCAGTCAAAGCCCGACCGACGGGTCCGGTCCTGCTCGGCGCCGCGGGCGGTGGCAGGGAGGGCGGATCGGCTCGGGCcggccccttccctcccctccgccgcccctccggggcggcggaggggagggaaggggccgGCCCGAGCGGGGACTTGGCGTTTTTCCACGTCAAGGGGGAAGTACTCGCCTCCCCGGCGTCCCCGTCGGTACTTCCCTGCCGCACCCCGGGCGGCTGCCCCTTACCGGCTTTCCCGGGGGGGGCTTTCCCTGCCTTGCCCGGTCGTGGGGCTCCCGGTGCTGCGGGGGACCGCTGCGGGGTCCCCATGGCGTGCGGCGGGGGGCTTTGCTCCGTCTGGGGGCCCCTTGCTGAGGGGAGCACCTGCACATGCTGGGCACTGCCGGGCTCGGTCGTGCACTGCATCCCCTCCCGGTTTTCCACCGGCTTGCTGTTTGGCAAGAGGAGCTGTGGGATGTGTCAGGCCAGAAGGCCGGTCTGTAAGCATGCAAAGCGGTGGTCATCCCACTCGGAGAAGCTCCACCACCCATGAGGTTGCAGTGTCAGCACGACAGCTCGCCTCCACAGCCCTCCTCTGCACGATGGCACGTCCCTGACCCTTTGAGGGTCATCTGGGGAGGGTGAGAGGGTCTCCCCTTAGGAGTCGTTAACCAGCGCTCGTTTGAAGAGCAGGAACGGGCTAGCCAGCCCAGGGTAGCGAGCTCATGCTAAAAGTGCAGGGAACCAAACACCACCCAGAGCGAtgctgaggctgcagctgcATCAGCACGCTGCACGTCTGCCCTGCTGTTGCTCGGAGGGGGGAGTATCGCTTTGGGGAGCAATTCAGGTAGTATTGCACATGACTGGTGTCACACTGTCACGATGGCAAGTGTGCAGGTGCTGCCTCAGCGTTTAGAGGATTTCGCATCTCTGCTGTGGGAGTTTTCACTCTGTTTCAGCGCAGTGGGATCAGGAATGAACAGGAGAATTCTGCACCACTCCTGTACCTCCAGTTCTGGTCCAGGACTAAACAGGCCTCTTTCAAAAGGTACATATCCGTAACGGAACAAAcctttttaagaagaaattacaTCTTCTGCCATTATTCTTACTTTTTCTGGCCATTCCTAATGAttcttctctgctcctttttaCTGCTGTCGTGCTGCCTGCGGGTAATGAAAACTGGATAAATGCAGGCTCCCACATGGATAAAAGGCATTGTCTGCAGGGCTGACAGCGCTGAATTTTTCCCTGGTGAATTTTTGCTTCTACTTCTCAGATGTGGGGGATTCCCATGAAGaatttttcttgtcttgcaACTATTGCTGGCCTTGCTGAGTAACAGtgtctgtgcttttttccttttgccatttTCCCATGGGATGGCATCCCTTTGATCAAGAACTTATGAGAAAATCCAAAGATGAAAGGGGGAGCCAGAGGAGAGGGCGAACGCCTGACTTTCTGTGAGCAGATGTTCCTGATTTTCAGCCCAGCTGTGCCATTCCTGGACTTTTTTTCGTTGTTCATCACTTGGCCTGGGACAACCCAGTGGTGCTTTTGGGCAGGTTTAGAAAAAAGCCGTACAACTCTTTCTTTTATAGGTTAAGGGTTATGAAAATTTTGTGAGCTTCTTGAAACAGTTTCCCCTTTTTCATGTAAATTGGCAGGGGAAATTTAATTAACAAATGAATCTCCTCCTACCTGCTTCCCTGCAAAAAAGGGAGGATGGGAATTGGAAAGCAAGCTCCTGCTCTGACTAGCAGGGGAATCAAGCCCGGCCAGGACCACGCTGCTTCCAGTTGGGGTTTTGCTAGAACCACGcagaaattaaactttaaaacttCCCGTCCTCGCTGCGATGGCTGGAAAGCGAGTTCAGCAAAGCGAGTTCTTTGCCTCCTCCTATAAGTGACCTCCATCTGCTCTCACAGGCAAACACGGGGCTATTTTTAGCCAGCATTTGCCAGCAGAAACCTCTTTTCAGAGGCACGCGAGATGCTTTtagtttgtgtgtgttttaactCGGCGGTACTGCAGCCAGTTGTAGGTGGCggaaaggagatggaaaatgttttctggatGGAAAGTTGTGCCGAGGCCAGCCCACTTCCTGCCCCAGGGAGATGCTGCCGCCCCACAGCCGCTCCGCAGCGTGGCCCCGGGTGTCGTGGGGGGGCCCAGACATGGGCCAGCACCCCTGCGTGTTAGGCAGCCTAATGCACAGATCAAGAAGGGATTCAGCCCTAAACGCTGATCCGCATGTAAAGTAGCAGCCAGCCGCAGATGCAGGGGCAAGCAGAACCCACGTTAACACTAGAACAAATAAGGCTGCTGTCTTCTCTGTAACTCCTCACAGCTACCAAGGTTGTTGTACAATATTTGCATAAAGGGACGGCATGTAGAAGATAGTATAAAGCAAAGGTTTTGAAGTGGTGGTGAAGGTCATTGATGCTGCTTTTGTGCTACTGAGgtactgtccttttt encodes:
- the NFKBIA gene encoding NF-kappa-B inhibitor alpha, with the protein product MISARRAVEPLVMEGYEQAKKERQGGFPLDDRHDSGLDSMKEEEYRQLVKELEDIRLQPREPPAWAQQLTEDGDTFLHLAIIHEEKALSLEVIRQTAGDRAFLNFQNNLSQTPLHLAVITNQSEIAEHLLKAGCDLEIRDFRGNTPLHIACQQGSLRSVSVLTQYCQPHHLLAVLQATNYNGHTCLHLASIQGYLAIVEYLLSLGADVNAQEPCNGRTALHLAVDLQNSDLVSLLVRHGADVNKVTYQGYSPYQLTWGRDNSSIQDQLKQLTTADLQMLPESEDEESSESEPEFTEDELIYDDCLIGGRQLAF